Genomic segment of Microbacterium hydrocarbonoxydans:
ACGACGACGCCCGCGTAGGTCAGTGTGAGCTTCCACCGGGCGCTCAGGCCGCGGGGCCGCGGGGGCCGCGAGAGGTCAGCCATCGGCATCCGCGTCGATGCGGTATCCGACGCCGGGCACGGTGACGATCAGCCCGGGTTCGCCCAGTCTCTTCCGCAACGAGGAGACGGTGATGCGCACGGCGTTCGTGAAGGGATCGGCGTTCTCGTCCCACGCGCGTTCGAGCAGCTGCTCCGCGCTGACGACCCCGCCTCCGGCGTCGACCAGCACCTCGAGCACCGCGAACTGCTTGCGGGTGAGGGCGACGTACCGTCCCTCACGGAACACCTCTCGGCGGAACGGATCGAGCCGCAGCCCGGCGAGCTCGAGCACGGGCGGACGCGAACGCTGACGGCGTCGATCGAGGGCACGCAGTCGCAGCACCAGCTCGCGCAGCTCGAACGGCTTCGTCAGATAGTCGTCGGCGCCGATCTCGAACCCGCTGGCCTTGTCGTCGAGGCGATCGGCCGCAGTGAGCATGAGGATCGGGATGCCGCTGCGGGATGCCACGATCGCGCGCGCGACGTCGTCGCCGGACGGCCCGGGGATGT
This window contains:
- a CDS encoding response regulator transcription factor, which codes for MRVLIVEDEPYLAEAVRDGLRLEAIAADIAGDGETALELLSINSYDLAVLDRDIPGPSGDDVARAIVASRSGIPILMLTAADRLDDKASGFEIGADDYLTKPFELRELVLRLRALDRRRQRSRPPVLELAGLRLDPFRREVFREGRYVALTRKQFAVLEVLVDAGGGVVSAEQLLERAWDENADPFTNAVRITVSSLRKRLGEPGLIVTVPGVGYRIDADADG